From one Cucurbita pepo subsp. pepo cultivar mu-cu-16 chromosome LG17, ASM280686v2, whole genome shotgun sequence genomic stretch:
- the LOC111778148 gene encoding cyclin-dependent kinase inhibitor 5-like has protein sequence MGKYMRKTKSLGKVAVMEVSQTSFGVLTRAKTLALRRLQQSPTPSPSLPSSVASGSYLQLRSRRLVFSGYESKRQKQNPKEDGCTRNPSPRVSSSLRPAMPERSVTLGRVNDEGDHTAEEAEKSVAKIAEILARGSKNEIVDLGIEEASFGENFLDYESRDRSTRESTPSSLIRNPDIIRTPSSTIRPTSSAIETNHRNRYSLNRHMPTAHEMDEFFALAEEKQQRYFIEKYNFDPVKDMPLPGCYEWEKLQP, from the exons ATGGGGAAGTACATGAGGAAAACCAAGTCATTAGGCAAAGTTGCGGTCATGGAGGTTTCGCAGACCTCTTTTGGGGTTTTGACTAGGGCTAAGACTCTTGCCTTGCGTCGCCTACAGCAATCTCCGACGCCGTCCCCGTCTCTGCCGTCTTCGGTTGCCTCTGGTTCTTATCTCCAGCTTCGGAGCCGGCGGCTTGTGTTTTCCGGCTATGAATCTAAGAGGCAGAAGCAAAACCCTAAAGAAGACGGCTGCACGAGAAACCCTAGCCCTAGGGTGAGTTCTAGTTTGAGGCCGGCCATGCCGGAAAGGTCTGTCACGCTTGGCCGTGTTAATGATGAAGGGGATCATACGGCGGAGGAGGCAGAGAAATCCGTTGCGAAAATTGCTGAAATTCTTGCGAGGGGGAGCAAGAATGAGATTGTTGATTTGGGTATCGAAGAGGCCTCGTTTGGGGAAAATTTTTTGGATTATGAAAGTAGAGACAG GAGCACTAGGGAATCAACACCCTCCAGTTTGATAAGGAATCCCGACATTATCCGAACACCCAGTTCGACTATCAGGCCAACATCGAGCGCAATCGAAACTAACCATAGAAATCGTTACTCATTGAATCGACACATGCCGACAGCTCATGAAATGGACGAGTTTTTTGCTCTTGCTGAAGAAAAGCAGCAACGTTACTTCATTGAGAA GTACAACTTCGATCCCGTGAAAGATATGCCACTTCCAGGCTGCTACGAATGGGAGAAGTTGCAACCATAG